The Terriglobia bacterium genome has a window encoding:
- a CDS encoding insulinase family protein, with product MRIFLIVILIVSLAAASMAGPPQGGKIFPFDYKLVTLPNGFKAYLIKAGAPGQIAYVTVVRTGAREEWEPGKTGFAHFFEHIMFRGTDKYPNYDAITTRIGAARNASTNIDVTQYYLLAASSSLEQIIDLESDRFMNLKYTEPIFRTEAGAILGEFSQGRSNPMLYLMEKLMDTAFDAHTYKHLTIGFEKDVRNMPEGYQYSISFHQRYYRPENCVLLLAGDFDVNHAEQLITKYYSAWKPGYVKPEIKPEPAQKTPREATVEFPGRSLPILTVAFKGPAWSAHDKLAVATEVLGMVAFGPNSDIYRKLVIQDQKVQSLSGGFNLSRDPNLLTITTMVTNPQDLPMIKDEIRKTVEKFRAEPCDSKLLADTKSSMKYGFLMRLETPQGIDFALRNFVVFTGGIEAVEDYYRTLEAITAEDIKAAANRFLVENGRTTVILLPAKGGAQ from the coding sequence ATGAGGATCTTCCTGATTGTCATTCTTATCGTCAGTCTGGCCGCTGCTTCCATGGCCGGGCCGCCGCAGGGAGGAAAGATATTCCCCTTCGACTACAAACTGGTAACGCTTCCCAACGGTTTTAAGGCCTATCTCATCAAAGCCGGCGCGCCGGGACAGATCGCATATGTCACGGTGGTACGCACGGGTGCGCGCGAGGAATGGGAGCCGGGCAAGACCGGGTTTGCTCACTTTTTTGAGCACATCATGTTCCGCGGTACGGACAAGTATCCCAACTATGATGCCATCACGACCCGCATCGGCGCCGCGCGCAACGCCTCGACGAACATCGATGTCACCCAGTACTACCTGCTGGCTGCCAGCAGCTCGCTCGAGCAGATCATCGATCTCGAATCGGACCGCTTCATGAATCTCAAGTACACCGAGCCGATTTTCCGTACGGAAGCCGGCGCGATACTGGGAGAATTCAGCCAGGGGCGCTCCAATCCGATGCTCTACCTGATGGAGAAGCTGATGGACACCGCGTTTGACGCTCACACTTACAAGCACCTCACCATCGGCTTTGAAAAAGATGTCCGCAACATGCCCGAGGGTTACCAGTACAGCATCAGCTTCCACCAGCGCTATTACCGGCCGGAAAACTGCGTGCTGCTGCTGGCGGGGGACTTCGATGTGAATCACGCCGAACAGCTGATCACAAAATATTACTCGGCGTGGAAACCGGGCTATGTGAAGCCTGAGATCAAACCCGAACCCGCGCAAAAGACTCCTCGCGAAGCCACGGTGGAATTTCCCGGCCGCAGCCTTCCGATCCTGACGGTCGCCTTTAAGGGACCGGCCTGGAGCGCGCACGATAAGCTGGCGGTCGCCACGGAAGTCCTTGGAATGGTCGCCTTTGGACCCAACTCGGATATCTACAGAAAATTGGTCATTCAGGATCAGAAAGTGCAATCCCTTTCGGGCGGATTCAACCTGAGCCGCGACCCGAACCTTCTTACCATCACGACCATGGTAACCAACCCGCAGGACCTGCCGATGATCAAAGATGAGATCCGCAAGACCGTCGAGAAGTTCCGTGCCGAACCTTGCGACTCGAAGCTGCTGGCCGACACCAAGAGCAGCATGAAATACGGTTTTCTCATGCGGCTCGAGACTCCCCAGGGTATTGATTTCGCGCTTAGAAACTTCGTTGTCTTTACCGGCGGCATCGAAGCCGTGGAAGATTATTATAGGACACTCGAAGCGATCACCGCGGAGGACATCAAAGCAGCTGCCAACAGGTTCCTGGTCGAAAACGGCCGGACCACCGTAATCCTGCTGCCCGCCAAGGGAGGTGCCCAATGA
- a CDS encoding insulinase family protein produces MKKIVISTALVCCCMTLGCAGPERAKAPEGIVTLSEPGSPFVAFNIWVKAGSQNDPQGKEGLASLTANLLSESSTRQDSYEQILAKLYPMAAGYDYNVDKEMTAFSGRIHRDNLETYYSLFKNALLSPAFKEEDFKRIKTQTVSYLKQARRFSNDEELSKELLYWQIFKGTPYEHPEEGYVTSVESITLDDVKAFYARYYTRDNVVVGVGGGYPEDFAARVRTDFDTLPAGKVAPAQKPSPAAGDGVKILIVEKNVISTPISFGFPIPLQRSDPDFYAMMLANSWMGEHRTSVSHLYQVIREKRGMNYGDYSYIEAYPQGYATQVPPTNVCRRSQIFEVWIRPIAATAPGTLHDRSLFAFRAALREVARLVDNGMTSEAFDTQRGYLKNYYVNFGNTVGRRLEYRIDDAFYGIPDPGFLASTPQGLDALTLEKVNASIKRHLQSRNMWVVFITQDAESMKKKLLAGAPTNITYAGKQPQEVLDEDKIIAAFPIPVKPENIAIININDVFEK; encoded by the coding sequence ATGAAAAAGATCGTTATTTCCACAGCGCTTGTCTGCTGCTGTATGACTCTCGGCTGCGCAGGACCCGAGAGGGCGAAAGCCCCGGAGGGGATTGTCACTCTCAGCGAACCTGGCTCCCCTTTTGTTGCCTTCAACATCTGGGTGAAGGCCGGCTCTCAAAATGATCCACAAGGCAAGGAAGGGCTGGCTTCGCTCACGGCAAACCTGTTGTCGGAGAGCTCGACCCGGCAGGACAGCTACGAGCAAATCCTTGCCAAGCTGTATCCCATGGCCGCGGGATATGACTATAATGTTGACAAGGAAATGACTGCCTTCAGCGGCCGGATTCACCGGGACAACCTGGAGACCTACTACAGCCTCTTTAAGAATGCACTACTCTCTCCCGCCTTCAAGGAAGAGGATTTCAAGCGCATCAAGACTCAGACTGTCAGCTACCTCAAACAAGCCCGGCGTTTCTCCAATGACGAGGAACTGAGCAAGGAACTGCTGTACTGGCAGATCTTCAAGGGCACACCCTATGAGCACCCCGAGGAAGGGTACGTCACATCTGTCGAGTCCATCACCCTTGACGATGTGAAGGCCTTTTACGCAAGGTACTACACTCGCGACAACGTGGTAGTCGGCGTCGGCGGCGGCTATCCCGAAGATTTTGCCGCCCGGGTGCGTACTGACTTCGACACTTTGCCGGCCGGCAAGGTTGCGCCCGCGCAGAAGCCGTCACCCGCTGCCGGCGACGGGGTCAAGATCCTGATCGTCGAGAAAAACGTGATTTCCACGCCCATCTCCTTCGGCTTCCCGATCCCGCTGCAGCGCTCAGATCCGGATTTCTACGCCATGATGCTCGCCAACTCATGGATGGGCGAACACAGGACCTCCGTGAGTCATCTCTATCAGGTGATCCGGGAGAAGCGCGGCATGAACTACGGCGATTACTCCTACATCGAGGCCTACCCTCAAGGGTACGCCACTCAAGTGCCGCCGACCAACGTCTGCCGCCGGTCGCAAATCTTCGAGGTATGGATCCGGCCGATCGCGGCGACGGCGCCCGGCACCCTGCACGACCGCTCGTTGTTTGCCTTCCGGGCCGCGTTGCGCGAGGTGGCCAGGCTGGTGGATAACGGCATGACATCGGAGGCGTTCGACACCCAGCGCGGATATCTCAAGAACTATTACGTCAACTTCGGAAACACGGTCGGGCGCCGCCTCGAGTACCGAATCGATGATGCTTTCTACGGCATCCCCGACCCGGGCTTCCTGGCCTCCACGCCTCAGGGACTCGATGCTCTGACGCTGGAGAAGGTGAATGCTTCCATCAAGAGGCACCTGCAGTCCAGGAACATGTGGGTGGTATTCATCACCCAGGACGCGGAGAGTATGAAGAAGAAGCTTCTGGCGGGAGCACCTACGAACATCACCTATGCCGGCAAACAACCCCAGGAAGTGCTCGATGAGGACAAGATCATCGCCGCCTTCCCGATCCCGGTAAAACCGGAAAACATTGCAATCATCAACATCAACGACGTCTTCGAGAAGTGA
- a CDS encoding aminotransferase class III-fold pyridoxal phosphate-dependent enzyme has translation MGSGDHTNLLANLREAYASFSPKSGAIDEMARRHLVDGGSHQLRLMQPFAPRIVSARGAHIRDEDGHNILDFWQGHLGNVLGHNPPVVTDVLARAFADGFGLQTGFTDLLQVETAELLCRQTGAERVRFTTSGSLATMYAIMLARSFTGRTMVLKIGGGWHGGQPWGLKGVSFHEENGKGFMKLDSEGLSSSVAGEVAITGFNDTEGLQESFRRYGDRLACFIVEPFIGAGGLMPATREFLHTARELTLNRGALLIFDEVICGFRFRAGNLGALYGIAPDLSVFGKIIGGGMPVAAVAGRADVMGLAGRSGGGRVKFSGGTFSAHPASMLAAKTMLEYLIKHEAEIYPRLAILGEKMRRALETACRNEGFYARCSGSGNDAVPGSSLGYLHFPYREDTVLDRPEKLFDPSICDAELSAHVLPLALLLENVYFVHGHGAVSTAHTDEDMAFLELACQRAARRIRTGR, from the coding sequence ATGGGGAGTGGGGACCACACGAATCTGTTGGCGAACCTGCGGGAAGCCTACGCGAGCTTCTCGCCCAAATCCGGCGCGATCGATGAGATGGCAAGGAGGCACCTCGTGGATGGAGGCAGCCATCAGCTCCGCCTCATGCAGCCCTTTGCACCTCGCATTGTTTCTGCCCGGGGAGCTCACATCCGGGACGAGGATGGCCACAATATCCTGGATTTTTGGCAGGGTCACCTGGGCAATGTGCTGGGCCACAATCCGCCGGTTGTGACTGATGTTCTGGCACGTGCCTTTGCCGACGGCTTCGGCCTGCAGACCGGATTCACCGACCTTCTGCAGGTGGAAACGGCCGAGCTCCTCTGCCGGCAGACCGGCGCCGAGCGCGTGCGCTTCACCACCAGCGGATCGCTCGCAACCATGTACGCCATCATGCTCGCCCGCTCCTTCACAGGTCGAACCATGGTGCTCAAGATCGGTGGCGGCTGGCATGGCGGACAGCCCTGGGGGCTGAAAGGCGTGAGTTTCCATGAGGAGAACGGCAAGGGATTCATGAAGCTCGACAGCGAAGGGCTTTCCTCCTCCGTGGCCGGAGAGGTGGCGATCACGGGCTTCAACGATACCGAGGGGCTGCAAGAGAGCTTCCGCAGGTACGGTGACCGGCTGGCTTGCTTCATCGTCGAGCCGTTCATCGGCGCCGGTGGGCTCATGCCCGCCACACGCGAGTTTCTCCACACCGCCCGCGAGCTGACGCTGAACCGGGGAGCCCTGCTCATTTTTGATGAGGTTATTTGCGGTTTTCGCTTTCGCGCCGGAAATCTGGGAGCTCTGTACGGGATTGCACCGGATTTGAGTGTCTTCGGCAAGATCATCGGCGGCGGTATGCCGGTGGCAGCTGTTGCGGGCCGCGCCGATGTCATGGGGCTGGCAGGACGTTCGGGCGGTGGACGAGTCAAGTTTTCCGGGGGCACATTCTCAGCTCATCCGGCGTCGATGCTCGCAGCCAAGACCATGCTGGAGTACCTGATCAAGCACGAAGCAGAAATCTATCCACGCCTCGCGATCCTCGGCGAGAAGATGCGCCGGGCATTGGAGACCGCCTGCCGGAATGAGGGATTTTATGCGCGCTGCAGCGGCTCCGGCAACGACGCGGTCCCCGGCAGTTCATTGGGTTACCTGCACTTCCCCTACCGGGAAGATACTGTCCTGGACAGGCCCGAAAAGTTGTTTGACCCCTCGATATGCGACGCCGAATTGAGCGCGCACGTGCTTCCGCTCGCACTGCTGCTCGAGAACGTCTACTTCGTACACGGCCATGGCGCAGTCTCCACAGCACACACGGATGAGGACATGGCTTTCCTGGAGCTTGCCTGCCAGCGCGCAGCACGCAGAATCAGGACTGGCAGGTAA
- a CDS encoding PLP-dependent aminotransferase family protein: MSLQLAKRMNGLKASDVREMLKITQRSEIISFAGGLPAPELLPVKELEEATRRVLEEQGPQALQYSTSEGYLPLRERIAQRMRSKYGIRATADEVLITTGSQQALDLTGKLFLDEGDTVLCESPTYVGAMSALQVFNPRWVEVPTDEEGMDVDALERRLENCDRIKLIYVVPNFQNPTGTTWSLERRRRFSEVVMKYSVAVVEDNTYGELRFEGLPLPPIKSFDTKGYVVYISTFSKILSPGMRIGWLTASSPLYEKYVILKQGSDLHTSTLCQMQIAAYLEMFDIDTSLARMRSVYRERRDAMIQALEREMPKGVRFSRPSGGLFVWVELPPHLDARELLRRALERDVAFVPGGGFYPKGNKENTMRLTYSNMPVARIEEGIRRLAAAVKEMLGADAYRERSEASSRSNL; the protein is encoded by the coding sequence ATGTCTCTGCAGCTGGCAAAACGCATGAACGGGTTGAAAGCTTCAGACGTGAGGGAGATGCTGAAGATCACGCAGCGCAGCGAAATCATCTCATTCGCCGGAGGATTGCCGGCACCTGAACTGCTTCCCGTCAAGGAGCTGGAAGAGGCAACCCGGAGAGTTCTCGAAGAACAGGGTCCGCAGGCACTCCAGTACTCGACCTCGGAAGGGTATCTGCCGCTGCGCGAGAGGATCGCCCAGAGGATGCGCTCCAAATACGGCATTCGCGCAACGGCGGACGAAGTGCTGATCACGACCGGCTCGCAGCAGGCTTTGGATCTGACAGGAAAGCTATTTCTCGACGAAGGTGACACAGTTCTGTGCGAGAGCCCGACCTACGTCGGGGCCATGTCCGCGCTCCAGGTGTTCAATCCGCGCTGGGTGGAGGTGCCCACGGATGAGGAAGGAATGGATGTCGATGCACTGGAGAGGCGGCTGGAGAACTGCGACCGGATCAAGCTGATCTATGTCGTTCCCAATTTCCAGAATCCGACCGGGACGACATGGTCGCTGGAACGCCGGCGGCGTTTCTCCGAAGTCGTAATGAAGTATTCGGTCGCCGTCGTGGAGGACAACACCTACGGCGAGCTTCGTTTTGAAGGATTGCCCCTGCCTCCGATCAAGTCGTTCGACACGAAAGGGTACGTCGTCTACATCTCGACCTTCTCCAAGATCCTGAGCCCGGGCATGCGCATCGGATGGCTCACTGCGAGCAGCCCGCTTTATGAGAAATATGTGATCCTCAAACAAGGGAGTGATCTCCACACTTCGACCCTGTGCCAGATGCAGATCGCCGCATATCTGGAGATGTTCGACATTGACACGAGTCTCGCTCGCATGCGCTCCGTCTATCGCGAGCGCCGGGACGCCATGATTCAAGCGCTGGAGAGAGAGATGCCCAAGGGTGTGCGCTTTTCACGCCCTTCAGGAGGCTTGTTTGTCTGGGTTGAGCTGCCGCCCCATCTGGACGCGAGAGAGCTCTTGCGCCGTGCCCTGGAGCGTGACGTCGCCTTTGTCCCGGGCGGGGGATTCTATCCCAAGGGGAACAAGGAGAATACCATGCGGCTCACCTACTCAAACATGCCCGTAGCCCGCATCGAAGAGGGCATCCGCCGCCTGGCGGCTGCCGTGAAAGAAATGCTGGGCGCGGACGCATACCGTGAGCGCTCCGAGGCTTCGAGCCGTTCAAATCTGTAA